A portion of the Novosphingobium sp. KA1 genome contains these proteins:
- the dnaK gene encoding molecular chaperone DnaK, producing the protein MAKVIGIDLGTTNSCVAVMDGGKPKVIENSEGARTTPSIVAFTKDGERLIGQPAKRQAVTNGDNTIFAVKRLIGRRFDDPVTKKDTELVPYHIVKGKNGDAWVQAGGEDYSPSQISAFTLQKMKETAESYLGETVTQAVITVPAYFNDAQRQATKDAGQIAGLEVLRIINEPTAAALAYGLDKQDGKTIAVYDLGGGTFDVSILEIGDGVFEVKSTNGDTFLGGEDFDTKVVEWLADKFKAKEGMDLRTDKLALQRLKEAAEKAKIELSSTATTEVNLPFITARMEGGATTPLHLVETITRSDLEKMVADLIQRTLEPCRKALADAGISAKEIDDVVLVGGMTRMPKVRDVVKDFFGKEPHTGVNPDEVVAMGAAIQAGVLQGDVKDVLLLDVTPLSLGIETLGGIMTKMIDRNTTIPTKKSQVYSTAEDNQQAVTIRVFQGEREMAQDNKLLGQFDLVGIPPARRGVPQIEVTFDIDANGLVNVSAKDKGTGKEQQIRIQASGGLSDSDIDQMVKDAEKFAEEDKKRREAAEAKNNADSLVHATEQQIAEHGDKIDAGLKSEVEAAIAATKAAIEGGEPADITAKAQALTEVAMKMGQAIYEKEQASAASPDAAPAGDDDVVDAEFSEVDENKG; encoded by the coding sequence ATGGCAAAAGTAATTGGTATCGACCTCGGCACCACCAACAGCTGCGTCGCCGTGATGGACGGCGGCAAGCCGAAGGTCATCGAGAATTCCGAAGGTGCGCGCACCACGCCCTCGATCGTCGCTTTCACCAAGGATGGTGAGCGCCTGATCGGGCAGCCTGCGAAGCGCCAGGCCGTGACCAACGGCGACAACACGATTTTCGCGGTGAAGCGCCTCATCGGCCGCCGCTTCGACGACCCGGTGACCAAGAAGGACACCGAGCTGGTTCCGTACCACATCGTCAAGGGCAAGAACGGCGACGCCTGGGTCCAGGCCGGCGGCGAAGACTACAGCCCGTCGCAGATCTCGGCCTTCACGCTGCAGAAGATGAAGGAAACCGCCGAATCGTACCTCGGCGAGACCGTGACGCAGGCCGTCATCACCGTGCCCGCCTACTTCAACGACGCACAGCGCCAGGCGACCAAGGACGCCGGCCAGATCGCCGGTCTTGAAGTGCTGCGCATCATCAACGAGCCGACCGCGGCCGCGCTCGCCTATGGTCTCGACAAGCAGGACGGCAAGACCATCGCCGTCTACGACCTTGGCGGCGGTACCTTCGACGTCTCGATCCTCGAGATCGGCGACGGGGTGTTCGAAGTGAAGTCGACCAACGGCGACACCTTCCTCGGCGGTGAAGACTTCGACACCAAGGTCGTCGAATGGCTGGCCGACAAGTTCAAGGCCAAGGAAGGCATGGACCTGCGGACCGACAAGCTCGCTCTGCAGCGCCTGAAGGAAGCGGCCGAGAAGGCAAAGATCGAACTGTCGTCCACCGCGACGACCGAGGTCAACCTGCCCTTCATCACCGCACGCATGGAAGGCGGCGCCACCACCCCGCTGCACCTCGTGGAAACGATCACCCGTTCGGACCTCGAGAAGATGGTTGCGGACCTGATCCAGCGTACGCTCGAACCCTGCCGCAAGGCGCTGGCCGACGCCGGCATCTCGGCCAAGGAGATCGACGACGTCGTGCTCGTGGGCGGCATGACCCGCATGCCCAAGGTGCGTGACGTGGTGAAGGACTTCTTCGGCAAGGAGCCCCACACGGGCGTGAACCCGGACGAAGTCGTCGCCATGGGCGCGGCGATCCAGGCCGGTGTGCTTCAGGGCGACGTCAAGGACGTGCTGCTGCTCGACGTGACCCCGCTGTCGCTGGGCATCGAGACGCTGGGCGGCATCATGACCAAGATGATCGACCGCAACACGACGATCCCGACCAAGAAGAGCCAGGTCTACTCGACCGCCGAGGATAACCAGCAGGCGGTGACCATCCGCGTGTTCCAGGGCGAGCGCGAGATGGCGCAGGACAACAAGCTGCTGGGTCAGTTCGACCTCGTCGGCATCCCGCCGGCACGCCGCGGCGTGCCGCAGATCGAAGTCACCTTCGACATCGATGCCAACGGCCTTGTCAACGTTTCGGCCAAGGACAAGGGCACCGGCAAGGAACAGCAGATCCGCATCCAGGCTTCGGGCGGTCTGTCGGATTCCGACATCGACCAGATGGTCAAGGATGCCGAGAAGTTTGCCGAAGAGGACAAGAAGCGTCGTGAGGCCGCCGAGGCCAAGAACAACGCCGACAGCCTCGTCCACGCGACCGAGCAGCAGATCGCCGAGCATGGCGACAAGATCGACGCCGGCCTGAAGTCGGAAGTCGAGGCGGCCATCGCCGCGACCAAGGCAGCGATCGAAGGCGGTGAACCCGCCGACATCACCGCCAAGGCGCAGGCCCTGACCGAAGTCGCCATGAAGATGGGCCAGGCCATCTACGAGAAGGAGCAGGCCTCGGCCGCTTCGCCGGACGCTGCTCCGGCCGGTGACGACGATGTTGTCGATGCCGAGTTCTCGGAAGTCGACGAAAACAAGGGCTGA
- a CDS encoding copper chaperone PCu(A)C, translating to MDKCRSLSLIAAALIVSLSGCKQEAPATTDSASTAASEAGAGVSARDGKLMLPAVAGRPGAAYFTVRNDSSIAAALTGVAIAGAGKAQMHETSGGSMKAVDSLPIAPGAEIEFAPGGLHVMVFDLSPTLKAGQSTDLTLTFANGETLKMPVMIDSIGGSGDDMEGMGPMTAPSSTASSAATAATGHDHGSQGHGGHDAAKSDAMASMPGMDH from the coding sequence GTGGACAAATGCCGCTCGCTCAGCCTGATCGCCGCCGCCCTGATCGTTTCGCTGTCAGGCTGCAAGCAGGAGGCACCGGCGACAACGGATAGTGCCAGCACCGCCGCTTCCGAAGCTGGCGCCGGAGTTTCCGCGCGTGACGGCAAGCTGATGCTGCCTGCCGTGGCCGGACGCCCGGGTGCGGCCTACTTCACCGTGCGCAACGACAGCAGCATCGCAGCCGCGCTCACCGGCGTCGCCATTGCCGGGGCCGGCAAGGCCCAGATGCACGAGACCAGCGGCGGGTCGATGAAGGCGGTCGATTCGCTGCCGATCGCGCCCGGCGCCGAGATCGAGTTCGCCCCTGGCGGGCTTCATGTCATGGTCTTCGACCTTTCCCCCACACTGAAGGCGGGTCAGTCGACCGACCTGACGCTGACTTTCGCGAACGGCGAAACACTCAAGATGCCGGTCATGATCGACAGTATCGGCGGCAGCGGCGACGACATGGAAGGCATGGGGCCGATGACCGCGCCCAGTAGCACCGCCAGCAGCGCCGCCACTGCGGCAACCGGGCACGATCATGGCAGCCAGGGCCACGGCGGCCACGATGCAGCAAAGAGCGATGCCATGGCCTCGATGCCCGGGATGGATCACTGA
- a CDS encoding vgr related protein, giving the protein MGGERPLTQGECTLVADVFGTAIDCTPVRIRRRRWFPFQPANVVMAPCGHLHFHPRSPLYHDDFASASPLLQGLFIHEMVHVWQAQNKGRWYLPLMRHPLCRYDYTLRPGWPLGRYGIEQQAEIVRHAFLLRRGWQVPGAVSLDSYRAILPF; this is encoded by the coding sequence GTGGGCGGCGAACGGCCACTGACCCAGGGCGAATGCACACTCGTCGCGGACGTGTTCGGGACCGCCATCGACTGCACGCCGGTGCGCATCCGGCGGCGGCGCTGGTTTCCCTTCCAGCCCGCCAACGTCGTGATGGCGCCTTGCGGGCACTTGCACTTCCATCCGCGCTCGCCGCTCTACCACGACGACTTCGCGTCGGCCTCGCCGCTGCTGCAAGGATTGTTCATCCACGAGATGGTGCATGTCTGGCAGGCACAGAACAAGGGGCGCTGGTACCTGCCGCTGATGCGCCATCCGCTATGCCGGTACGACTACACCCTGAGGCCGGGCTGGCCGCTCGGCCGCTACGGCATCGAGCAACAGGCGGAGATTGTCCGCCACGCCTTTCTGCTCAGGCGCGGATGGCAGGTGCCCGGCGCCGTCTCGCTGGACAGCTACCGGGCGATCCTGCCGTTCTGA